A stretch of Rhinopithecus roxellana isolate Shanxi Qingling chromosome 12, ASM756505v1, whole genome shotgun sequence DNA encodes these proteins:
- the TEX46 gene encoding testis-expressed protein 46 isoform X2 has product MRWSLHGILASAGTVGAVAAWLMSYKPALFGFLFLLLLLSNWLVKCEHKLTLPEPQQKEEEKPKTSENDSQNDKATNTKEVNGMHSCFALQDQIFQRLLFSEMKLKVLENQMFIIWNKMNHHRRSSRHGNFPMKKHRMRRHESICPTLSDCTSSSPS; this is encoded by the exons ATGCGTTG GAGTCTCCATGGGATACTTGCCTCCGCGGGCACCGTAGGAGCAGTGGCAGCTTGGCTGATGAGCTATAAGCCAGCCTTGTTTGGGTTCCTATTCCTTCTGCTGTTGCTTAGCAACTGGCTGGTCAAGTGTGAACACAAGCTCACCCTCCCAGAGCCTCAGCAG aaggaggaagagaaaccaAAGACTTCCGAAAACGACTCCCAGAACGACAAAGCCACGAACACAAAAGAAGTCAATGGAATGCATTCCTGCTTTGCCCTCCAGGACCAGATCTTCCAACGGCTTTTGTTCAGTGAAATGAAGCTGAAGGTCCTAGAAAATCAGATGTTCATCATATGGAATAAAATGAATCACCACAGGCGGTCAAGCAGACATGGGAATTTTCCCATGAAGAAACACAGAATGAGGAGGCATGAGTCCATTTGCCCCACCCTGTCTGACTGTACTTCCAGCTCCCCCAGCTaa
- the TEX46 gene encoding testis-expressed protein 46 isoform X1, which yields MLAKLIFLFRSLHGILASAGTVGAVAAWLMSYKPALFGFLFLLLLLSNWLVKCEHKLTLPEPQQKEEEKPKTSENDSQNDKATNTKEVNGMHSCFALQDQIFQRLLFSEMKLKVLENQMFIIWNKMNHHRRSSRHGNFPMKKHRMRRHESICPTLSDCTSSSPS from the exons ATGCTGGCAAAACTGATATTTCTCTTTAGGAGTCTCCATGGGATACTTGCCTCCGCGGGCACCGTAGGAGCAGTGGCAGCTTGGCTGATGAGCTATAAGCCAGCCTTGTTTGGGTTCCTATTCCTTCTGCTGTTGCTTAGCAACTGGCTGGTCAAGTGTGAACACAAGCTCACCCTCCCAGAGCCTCAGCAG aaggaggaagagaaaccaAAGACTTCCGAAAACGACTCCCAGAACGACAAAGCCACGAACACAAAAGAAGTCAATGGAATGCATTCCTGCTTTGCCCTCCAGGACCAGATCTTCCAACGGCTTTTGTTCAGTGAAATGAAGCTGAAGGTCCTAGAAAATCAGATGTTCATCATATGGAATAAAATGAATCACCACAGGCGGTCAAGCAGACATGGGAATTTTCCCATGAAGAAACACAGAATGAGGAGGCATGAGTCCATTTGCCCCACCCTGTCTGACTGTACTTCCAGCTCCCCCAGCTaa